The following proteins are co-located in the Pseudomonadota bacterium genome:
- a CDS encoding transketolase, with translation MSDACRQIRRVIVEASSASGHGHIPSCFSVVECLYAIYSVMRHDPNRPDWPERDLFVLSKGHASLGLYSVLSHLGYISADDLRGFGSAPSKLGCHPHHPKVPGVEASTGSLGHGIGIAVGMAMAQKMRSSGRRVYTLVGDGEANEGSVWEAVMVACNLALDTLTIVYDNNQSQGRSLQIRNPAAIFAAHGCEVHEVDGHDVDALRAALLQPQTTVKVIVANTRKGHGAATLTDYFAWHRRSPGPDELRAILEEIDAATV, from the coding sequence ATGAGCGACGCCTGCCGACAGATCCGTCGGGTCATCGTCGAGGCCTCATCCGCGAGCGGCCACGGGCACATCCCCTCGTGCTTCTCGGTGGTCGAGTGCCTGTACGCCATCTACAGCGTCATGCGCCACGACCCGAACCGCCCGGACTGGCCCGAGCGCGACCTCTTCGTGCTCAGCAAGGGGCATGCGTCGCTGGGGCTGTACAGCGTGCTCTCGCACCTGGGCTACATCAGCGCCGATGACCTGCGCGGCTTCGGGAGCGCGCCCTCGAAGCTGGGCTGCCATCCGCACCACCCCAAGGTTCCCGGCGTCGAAGCCTCCACCGGCTCACTCGGCCACGGCATCGGCATCGCGGTGGGCATGGCCATGGCCCAGAAGATGCGAAGCAGCGGGCGCAGGGTGTACACCCTGGTGGGCGACGGCGAGGCGAACGAGGGCTCGGTGTGGGAAGCCGTCATGGTGGCCTGCAACCTCGCGCTCGACACGCTCACCATCGTGTACGACAACAACCAGTCGCAAGGGCGCTCGCTGCAGATACGCAATCCCGCGGCCATCTTCGCGGCCCACGGGTGCGAGGTGCACGAGGTCGACGGGCACGACGTCGACGCCCTGCGCGCCGCGCTGCTGCAGCCCCAGACGACCGTGAAGGTCATCGTGGCCAACACCCGCAAGGGGCACGGCGCGGCGACGCTCACCGACTACTTCGCGTGGCATCGGCGCTCGCCCGGCCCGGACGAGCTGCGCGCCATCCTGGAGGAGATCGATGCGGCGACAGTTTAA
- a CDS encoding crotonobetainyl-CoA--carnitine CoA-transferase, with amino-acid sequence MHKTQQHDAIVLSNSSEKDASARLAQLLAEAPIPRDELLPNLGLFLTSKSLSRVLFFYEVYKQIVDTHGVIAEFGVRWGQTLSLMEALRGILEPFNRHRKIIGFDTFEGARGFSAQVDGALSGTGEGSFSVPAGYEATLEQILSLQEALNPMSHIKRFELVKGDAAETLPAYLERHPETLFSMAILDMDIYRPTRAVLETIAPRLFRGSVLVFDELCDEYFPGETVALMETLGTRGLRLKRYPMTARVSYAVIE; translated from the coding sequence ATGCACAAGACACAGCAGCACGACGCCATCGTTCTCTCGAACAGCTCAGAGAAGGACGCCTCGGCACGGCTCGCCCAGCTTCTCGCCGAGGCCCCCATCCCCCGCGACGAGCTGCTGCCCAACCTCGGGCTGTTCCTCACCTCGAAGTCGCTGTCGCGCGTGCTCTTCTTCTACGAGGTGTACAAGCAGATCGTAGACACCCACGGGGTCATCGCCGAGTTCGGCGTTCGCTGGGGGCAGACGCTCTCGCTCATGGAAGCGCTTCGCGGCATCCTCGAACCGTTCAATCGCCACCGCAAGATCATCGGCTTCGACACCTTCGAGGGCGCGCGGGGCTTCAGCGCGCAGGTCGACGGAGCGCTCTCTGGCACAGGCGAAGGCTCGTTCAGCGTGCCCGCGGGATACGAGGCCACCCTCGAGCAGATCCTGTCCTTGCAAGAAGCGCTCAACCCCATGTCGCACATCAAGCGCTTCGAGCTGGTGAAGGGCGACGCCGCCGAAACGCTGCCCGCCTACCTCGAGCGCCACCCGGAGACCCTGTTCTCGATGGCCATCCTCGACATGGACATCTACCGCCCGACACGGGCGGTGCTCGAGACCATCGCGCCCCGTCTCTTCCGGGGAAGCGTTCTGGTGTTCGATGAGCTGTGCGACGAGTATTTCCCTGGGGAGACCGTGGCCCTCATGGAGACGCTGGGAACCCGTGGGCTGCGCCTCAAGCGATACCCCATGACCGCCCGCGTGTCGTACGCGGTGATCGAATGA
- a CDS encoding kinase, with protein sequence MIISRTPFRISFFGGGTDYPAWYRAHGGAVLATTINKYCYISCRYLPPFFDHRHRIAYSRIETPNLIDEVLHPAVREVMRHLDIERGVAISHDGDLPARGGVGSSSAFTVGLLNALYALKGRIPSRHDLATESIWLEQERLKETVGSQDQVLAAYGGFNHVQFHTSGQFTVRPMTVAPDALDALNDRLMLFFTGIKRTASNIAGSYANDVDRNEAHLRSLMQLTDDGVAALAARDLPRFGDLLHEAWQAKRSLSPMVSNPEIEEIYTEARRLGARGGKVIGAGGGGFILLYVEPADQTRVKERLSKLIHVPFRFEHSGSSIIFYDPETDYSVEHRARDAEAITPFREAHAPDPGWDTGPTACDANA encoded by the coding sequence ATGATCATCAGCCGCACCCCCTTCCGCATCTCGTTCTTCGGCGGCGGAACCGACTACCCGGCCTGGTACCGCGCGCACGGGGGCGCGGTGCTCGCCACCACCATCAACAAGTACTGCTACATCTCGTGTCGCTACCTGCCCCCGTTCTTTGACCACCGCCACCGTATCGCATACTCGCGCATCGAGACCCCCAACCTCATCGACGAGGTCTTGCACCCGGCAGTGCGCGAGGTCATGCGCCATCTCGACATCGAGCGGGGCGTGGCCATCAGCCACGACGGCGACCTCCCCGCGCGCGGCGGCGTGGGGTCGAGCTCGGCGTTCACGGTGGGGCTGCTCAACGCCCTCTACGCGCTCAAGGGGCGCATCCCCAGCCGCCACGATCTCGCCACCGAGAGCATCTGGCTCGAACAGGAGCGCCTGAAGGAGACCGTGGGCTCGCAAGACCAGGTGCTGGCCGCCTACGGCGGTTTCAACCACGTGCAGTTCCACACCAGCGGCCAGTTCACGGTGCGCCCCATGACCGTGGCGCCAGACGCCCTCGACGCTTTGAACGACCGTCTCATGCTCTTCTTCACCGGCATCAAGCGCACCGCCTCGAACATCGCCGGCAGCTACGCCAATGACGTCGATCGCAACGAGGCCCACCTGCGCTCGCTGATGCAGCTCACCGATGACGGCGTGGCGGCCCTCGCTGCCCGCGACCTCCCCCGCTTCGGCGACCTGCTCCACGAGGCGTGGCAGGCCAAGCGCAGCCTCAGCCCCATGGTTTCAAACCCGGAGATCGAGGAGATCTACACCGAAGCCCGTCGCCTGGGCGCGCGAGGCGGAAAGGTCATCGGCGCGGGTGGTGGAGGCTTCATCCTGCTGTACGTCGAGCCCGCAGACCAGACGCGCGTCAAAGAGCGCCTGTCGAAGCTCATCCACGTTCCGTTCCGCTTCGAGCACAGCGGCAGCAGCATCATCTTCTACGATCCCGAGACCGACTACAGCGTCGAGCACCGCGCCCGAGACGCGGAGGCCATCACGCCGTTCCGTGAGGCGCACGCCCCCGACCCCGGGTGGGATACGGGACCCACGGCCTGCGACGCCAACGCCTGA
- a CDS encoding SDR family oxidoreductase produces MVKNLVTGVAGFVASHLADYVLERGEQLVGTYRWTEDMRRVEHVLDRITLAPVDLLDLSATLRVLDEHRPDYIFHLAAQSYVTDSFSNPAITIQVNTIGTLYLLEAVRILKQKEGYDPVIHVCSSSEVYGQVKPDEVPIKETNAFRPANPYAVGKVGEDMIAYQYFQSYGIRAIRTRMFTHTGPRRTMMSAECNFARQIALIEKGKQPPVLRVGNLDSVRTFADVRDAVRAYYTLVRRCTPGEAYNIGGNRTMRIGDMLDMLISLSPKRDEIKVEVDPALLRPSDVTLQIPDCSKFIDETGWEPEIAFEQTLRELLDWWRSIT; encoded by the coding sequence ATGGTGAAGAACCTGGTGACCGGCGTGGCTGGCTTCGTGGCCAGCCATCTCGCCGATTACGTGCTCGAGCGGGGCGAGCAGCTCGTGGGCACATACCGCTGGACCGAGGACATGCGCCGTGTCGAGCACGTGCTCGACCGCATCACCCTGGCGCCCGTCGATCTGCTCGACCTGTCGGCCACGCTGCGCGTGCTCGACGAGCATCGACCCGACTACATCTTTCACCTGGCCGCGCAGAGCTACGTCACCGACTCGTTCTCGAACCCCGCCATCACCATTCAGGTGAACACCATCGGCACGCTCTACCTGCTCGAGGCCGTGCGCATCCTCAAGCAGAAGGAAGGGTACGACCCCGTCATCCATGTCTGCTCGAGCAGCGAGGTGTACGGGCAGGTGAAACCGGACGAGGTTCCCATCAAGGAGACGAACGCCTTCCGACCCGCCAACCCCTACGCCGTGGGCAAGGTGGGCGAAGACATGATCGCCTACCAGTACTTCCAGTCGTACGGCATCCGCGCCATTCGCACCCGCATGTTCACCCACACCGGACCGCGCCGCACGATGATGAGCGCAGAGTGCAACTTCGCGCGCCAGATCGCGCTCATCGAGAAGGGCAAGCAGCCTCCGGTGCTGCGCGTGGGCAACCTCGACAGCGTTCGCACCTTCGCCGACGTGCGCGACGCCGTGCGCGCCTACTACACCCTGGTGCGCAGGTGCACGCCGGGCGAGGCCTACAACATCGGCGGCAACCGCACCATGCGCATCGGCGACATGCTCGACATGCTCATCAGCCTGAGCCCGAAGAGAGACGAGATCAAGGTCGAGGTCGACCCGGCCCTGCTTCGCCCGAGCGATGTCACCCTGCAGATCCCGGACTGCTCGAAGTTCATCGACGAGACAGGCTGGGAACCGGAGATCGCCTTCGAGCAGACGCTGCGCGAGCTGCTCGACTGGTGGCGCTCGATCACCTGA
- a CDS encoding cupin domain-containing protein encodes MRARVTCGHCLSGWCAQPARQGRARHVSWQGYGARPFSSWHRAASRRERTNRACWSITTPNSQEVGMRVEHCKIEPAHSDERRTITAMFNGDFDAKQVKILRITQGNVLGNHYHHYREMFYLLEGEAIYEFIDLDSNERATIHLEKGGRIVIEPRVAHRAQFMKDTVMVEATEKPYVSAAENDVRFVEW; translated from the coding sequence ATGCGGGCGAGGGTCACCTGTGGTCACTGCCTCTCGGGGTGGTGTGCTCAGCCAGCCAGACAAGGGCGAGCCCGCCACGTCTCGTGGCAAGGTTACGGGGCCCGCCCGTTCTCTTCCTGGCACCGTGCCGCGTCTCGGAGGGAGAGGACTAACCGGGCCTGCTGGAGCATAACTACACCCAATTCCCAGGAGGTTGGCATGCGCGTAGAGCACTGCAAGATCGAACCGGCCCATTCTGACGAGCGGCGCACCATCACCGCCATGTTCAATGGCGACTTCGACGCGAAACAGGTGAAGATACTTCGCATCACCCAGGGCAACGTGCTGGGCAACCACTACCACCACTATCGCGAGATGTTCTACCTGCTCGAGGGCGAGGCCATCTATGAGTTCATCGACCTCGACAGCAACGAGCGCGCCACCATCCACCTCGAGAAGGGCGGGCGCATCGTCATCGAGCCCCGCGTGGCGCACCGGGCGCAGTTCATGAAAGACACCGTCATGGTCGAAGCCACGGAGAAGCCGTACGTGTCGGCCGCGGAGAACGATGTGAGGTTTGTAGAATGGTGA